AACTCATACCTTGGTTTGGTTGCCTGTCCGATTGTCATATTTTCTGCCATGATTTCTTATATCCGATTAGATTTATCATTGACTACGATTAGGAAGCGATTTTATATAACCCCTCTGTTAAGGCATATTCGCTGTGCCCCGCGTGATGGTGTTCAGCAGCTGCCAGTTTTCCGTTCCGTCGGGATAACGCCCGTACGACTGGGTCGTTTCCATGGTCGGGATGGCGATGTAATCGATCACTGTGCCGCTGAGGTCTTCCAGCCACACTTCGTCGCCGCCGCTGGAGAGGCCGAATCCGCTGGGATCATCGTCGTCAACAACAATCACCAGCCAGCCCATGGCAGGTACAATGCTTCCGGCCGGGAATTCTTTCTTTGGCTTGGTGCCGGCCTGCCCGCCCGTATCGTAGATCTTGTAACCGCTTATGTCAAACTCGACGGGGGAATCGTTATAAATCTCCACCCAATCGGGATCTTCTGTCACACCGCGGGAATAAAGCTCATTCATCACGACTCCACCCGGGACGGCAGTGCTGTTTGCCGTTCCCCGCGTAATGGTGAACAGCACCTGCCAGTTTTCTGTCCCATCCGGATAACGGCCGTAGGACTGTGTTTCCTCCAGGGCAGGGAAGGCAATGCTGTCAATGACCGAGCCGTCGGTATTTTCAAGCCATACCTGTTCACCGCCGCTCGACAGCCCGAATCCGCTTTCAGCTTCGTCATCGGTAACGATCACAGCGAAGCTTTTGGAGGAAATGATCGTTCCTGCAGGAAATTCCTTCTTTGGCTTGGTGCCTGCCTGTCCGCCGCTGTCGTAGATCTTGTAACCTGACAGGTCAACGTCAATGTCCGAATCGTTGAAGACCTCTATCCAGTCAGGATCCTCAGTGGTGCCACGAGAATAGAGCTCGTTTAATACGATCCTGATCTGCGGAGGAGGTGTGTTGTCGTTGGCCGCTCCTTTGGTGATGACATAGAATGTCTGAAATGTGTCGGATCCGTCGGGATAGCGCCCGTAGGACTGAGCTGCGGTGAGGGCAGGGAATGTGCAGTGGTCGATGACATTGCCCGAAGGATTTTCCAGCCAGATCTCTTCGCCGCCGCTGGAGAGCCCGAAACCGCTCGCATCAGCATCATCGGTGACTATGACCACGAAGCCGTGGGCCGTGATGGTGGTCCCGGCAGGGAACTCTTTCTTGGGCTTGGATCCCGATTGTCCGCCGCTGTCATAGATCTTATA
The DNA window shown above is from Bacteroidales bacterium and carries:
- a CDS encoding lamin tail domain-containing protein, with product MKTRYLWIMLFFTGLFISGCVKDEIFEGPPVIANMTMSPLAPGDNDMVTITAKVTCNDGVKAVNLRYKEGTADFTPVAMTASGSNYSGQIPAQASGVQVLYYIEAESNAGKKSTNPAGAPTSAASYTVGAPSILMNEIYSRGVPEDPDWIEIYNNSDSPADLSGYKIYDPGGQSGTKQKLEFPAGTIVAPKGFCVIVVDVGGEAGFGLSSGGDEVWFENASGSVIDNIAFPGFEPTQSWARVPDGSPTWQIVNTITRGTANSSEVPAPTLFINEVFSQGSTEDPDWVEIYNASAFDADISGYKIYDSGGQSGSKPKKEFPAGTTITAHGFVVIVTDDADASGFGLSSGGEEIWLENPSGNVIDHCTFPALTAAQSYGRYPDGSDTFQTFYVITKGAANDNTPPPQIRIVLNELYSRGTTEDPDWIEVFNDSDIDVDLSGYKIYDSGGQAGTKPKKEFPAGTIISSKSFAVIVTDDEAESGFGLSSGGEQVWLENTDGSVIDSIAFPALEETQSYGRYPDGTENWQVLFTITRGTANSTAVPGGVVMNELYSRGVTEDPDWVEIYNDSPVEFDISGYKIYDTGGQAGTKPKKEFPAGSIVPAMGWLVIVVDDDDPSGFGLSSGGDEVWLEDLSGTVIDYIAIPTMETTQSYGRYPDGTENWQLLNTITRGTANMP